In one window of Camelina sativa cultivar DH55 chromosome 15, Cs, whole genome shotgun sequence DNA:
- the LOC104748650 gene encoding uncharacterized protein LOC104748650: MEGLNQFRVAKSLKALKPALWKLNRTHFSGISQRVKEEQKLDILQRAILTNPTDQLAREERRVREKWKFLSNAEEKFFRQRSRIKWAHLGDRNTAFFHKIVIARTNKNHIHFLHDQSGRRINESTELKEHAACYFEKILGSTDLPHSPCSIEALEELLSFHCSEVHKHSLARDVTEEEIQTTVFALPLNKCPGPDGYYVEFFRASCCVVGSDVVAAVTPPTRSRPRTDQKHHVYNARSRPTKVPGTHSIAQAIQPQMPVPRESWPKALQPVP; this comes from the coding sequence ATGGAAGGGTTGAATCAGTTCCGCGTGGCTAAGTCTCTGAAAGCATTAAAGCCAGCTCTCTGGAAGCTAAATAGAACACACTTCAGTGGGATCTCTCAACGAGTTAAAGAGGAACAAAAACTTGATATTCTTCAGAGAGCCATCCTCACCAACCCTACTGATCAGTTGGCTAGAGAGGAGCGTCGTGTGCGAGAGAAATGGAAGTTTCTGAGTAATGCAGAGGAGAAGTTTTTCAGGCAGAGATCGCGGATAAAATGGGCTCATCTTGGGGACAGAAACACAGCATTCTTCCACAAAATAGTCATCGCAAGAACTAACAAGAACCATATCCATTTTCTTCATGACCAAAGTGGAAGAAGAATCAATGAAAGTACAGAGCTTAAGGAACATGCCGCAtgttattttgagaaaatcCTTGGCTCAACGGATTTGCCACACTCTCCTTGTTCTATTGAAGCCCTTGAGGAACTCCTTTCATTTCACTGCTCAGAGGTGCACAAGCATAGCCTAGCAAGAGATGTAACGGAGGAGGAGATCCAAACCACTGTTTTTGCTCTTCCCTTAAACAAGTGCCCAGGTCCTGATGGGTATTATGTGGAGTTCTTTAGAGCTTCTTGTTGTGTTGTGGGATCTGATGTGGTAGCGGCTGTAACACCCCCGACCCGTTCTAGGCCAAGAACAGACCAAAAGCATCACGTATACAACGCCCGCAGCCGGCCGACCAAGGTTCCCGGAACACATTCGATCGCCCAAGCCATCCAACCACAGATGCCCGTTCCTCGCGAATCATGGcctaaggctttgcaacccgtACCGTGA
- the LOC109129138 gene encoding uncharacterized protein LOC109129138, producing the protein MLQLKPTLQNFIKCEVGDGTTASFWYDNWTDFGQLITFLGVAGPSQLRVRRSATVIEASRNGDWNLPAARSIKGQSLMVAHTELPAPVVSRGPDMFLWRKASGNYSHTFSSKETWEQVRHRSPMVPWAEIVWFKQHVPRYSFIAWLAMLNRLPTQDKLHRWGMNVPTSCVLCSSGVESHAHLFFECPFSTDLWGFLAAKFIPNPPCNLSAVVSWIASCNSPPQANTAAILKLLLTSILYHVWKERNSRIFTNAASTIHQLWTAVDRAMRDRLMSFTGPCLHSSLLLTYFSHVSPVSF; encoded by the coding sequence ATGCTGCAACTCAAACCAACTCTTCAAAACTTCATTAAGTGTGAAGTCGGGGATGGAACCACTGCTTCTTTCTGGTATGATAATTGGACTGACTTTGGACAGCTAATCACCTTCCTCGGGGTAGCGGGTCCTAGTCAACTTCGAGTCAGAAGAAGCGCAACGGTTATTGAAGCCTCAAGGAATGGTGACTGGAACCTCCCAGCAGCCCGATCAATCAAAGGTCAATCTCTTATGGTAGCCCACACTGAACTTCCTGCTCCTGTGGTAAGTCGTGGCCCAGACATGTTCCTATGGCGCAAAGCCTCTGGTAATTACTCTCATACATTTTCCTCCAAGGAAACATGGGAGCAAGTTCGACATAGATCCCCTATGGTCCCGTGGGCGGAGATTGTTTGGTTCAAACAGCATGTCCCACGCTACTCCTTCATTGCCTGGTTAGCAATGCTTAACCGGCTTCCTACTCAAGATAAGCTCCACAGGTGGGGAATGAATGTTCCTACGTCTTGTGTCTTATGCTCGTCTGGGGTTGAGAGCCATGCCCATTTGTTCTTTGAATGCCCCTTTTCCACTGACTTGTGGGGCTTCCTGGCTGCAAAGTTTATTCCAAACCCTCCCTGCAATCTTTCTGCCGTTGTATCGTGGATCGCCTCTTGTAATTCGCCTCCTCAAGCCAACACAGCCGCCATTCTCAAGCTCCTCCTTACGTCTATTCTATATCACGTCTGGAAGGAGCGTAACTCCAGGATCTTCACCAACGCCGCCTCCACCATCCACCAGCTCTGGACTGCTGTTGATCGTGCAATGCGGGATAGGCTTATGTCCTTCACGGGCCCTTGCTTGCACTCTTCTCTCCTCCTTACCTACTTCTCTCATGTTTCTCCTGTATCCTTTTGA
- the LOC104748651 gene encoding uncharacterized protein LOC104748651 produces the protein MLLWTISDFPAYGNLAGCKVKGKMGCPICGKHTDSLWLSHSRKFVYMCHRKSLPPSHRFRGKKSWFDGKAEHGTKGRILTGRNISLLLRNYKNDFGNRKENGKKRSRAACDIPSDNEDEYSESDDEEEDLAEKDEEELTRWKKRSIFFTLPYWEEIPVRHNIDVMHVERNMAASLIATLLHCGNSKDGLKARKDLETLGIRKDLHPKDHDECKVIGLESHDYHVLVQQLLPVALRGREARLAGPVHFRWMYPFERYMKLLKDYVRNPAIPEGCIAESYLAEECMRFCSDFLKTTTNVEEKEERNTEYENHSILEGRPTSAGTSFTLTDMDRKIAHLAVIQNTTMVEPYIECRRDASYVWTMHTQNFPTWLKQQIPLDYEDNDETLKMLAYGPRSIARSYTGYIMNGLRFHTKSVHRLSQNSGVYYEATAMCRTSARDTAKVVDVVSYYGRIVDIILLDYNVFYVPIFRCPWAVKGNGVKVEEGFTLVNMNQSQVSFVKDPFILASQARQIFYSRENDESSWYVVLKGPSRRYSDENVEDGYVDVGPLPSDIDMTLEDVPDEAQNARADCEGIFV, from the exons ATGCTGCTTTGGACCATAAGTGATTTCCCAGCATATGGAAATCTTGCTGGTTGTAAAGTAAAGGGTAAGATGGGTTGTCCTATATGTGGGAAGCACACAGATAGTTTGTGGCTGAGTCATAGTAGGAAGTTTGTATATATGTGCCACCGAAAAAGTTTGCCTCCGTCACATAGATTTCGAGGAAAGAAGAGTTGGTTTGATGGTAAAGCAGAGCATGGAACAAAGGGAAGGATACTCACGGGTAGAAATATTTCCTTACTACTGAGAAACTACAAGAATGATTTTGGTAATAGAAAAGAGAATGGGAAGAAGAGATCTAGAGCTGCTTGTGACATACCATCTGATAACGAAGATGAATACAGtgaatctgatgatgaagaagaagacttagcagaaaaagatgaagaggagTTAACTAGATGGAAGAAAAGATCAATATTCTTCACATTGCCTTATTGGGAG GAGATCCCAGTAAGACATAACATAGACGTGATGCATGTGGAGAGAAACATGGCTGCAAGCTTGATTGCCACATTGTTACATTGTGGCAATTCAAAGGATGGATTAAAAGCTAGAAAGGACCTCGAAACTCTTGGTATCAGGAAAGATTTGCATCCAAAAGATCATG ACGAGTGTAAAGTGATAGGACTCGAATCTCATGATTACCACGTCTTGGTACAACAACTGCTACCAGTTGCTCTTAGAG GAAGAGAAGCCCGACTAGCTGGTCCTGTCCATTTCCgatggatgtatccttttgagaG GTACATGAAATTATTGAAAGACTATGTTAGAAACCCAGCAATACCAGAGGGGTGTATAGCTGAGTCATATCTTGCTGAAGAATGCATGAGGTTCTGCTCTGATTTCTTGAAGACGACAACAAAtgtagaagaaaaagaggagaggAACACTGAGTACGAGAACCACTCAATCCTAGAAGGTCGTCCTACATCAGCTGGAACCTCATTCACTCTCACTGATATGGATAGAAAAATAGCTCACCTTGCTGTAATCCAGAACACGACAATGGTGGAACCTTACATTGA ATGCAGACGTGATGCAAGTTATGTATGGACTATGCACACTCAAAATTTCCCCACGTGGCTAAAGCAACAG ATACCTCTTGATTATGAAGATAATGATGAGACACTTAAGATGTTGGCTTATGGTCCACGTAGTATAGCCAGATCTTATACAGGATACATTATGAATGGCCTGCGGTTTCATACAAAGTCAGTGCATAGGCTAAGTCAGAATAGTGGGGTTTACTATGAGGCAACAGCAATGTGTAGAACTAGTGCAAGGGACACAGCAAAAGTGGTAGATGTTGTATCATACTATGGCAGAATAGTTGATATAATCTTGTTAGACTACAATGTCTTCTACGTCCCAATATTTCGGTGTCCGTGGGCGGTTAAAGGTAACGGTGTTAAGGTAGAAGAAGGCTTTACGCTGGTTAATATGAATCAGAGCCAAGTGTCATTTGTGAAGGACCCATTCATTTTAGCCTCTCAAGCGagacaaatattttattcaaggGAGAATGATGAATCTAGTTGGTATGTAGTTTTGAAAGGTCCATCTAGAAGATACAGTGATGAGAATGTGGAAGATGGGTATGTAGATGTTGGACCATTACCTTCGGATATTGATATGACTCTAGAAGACGTACCAGATGAGGCTCAAAATGCCAGAGCTGATTGTGAAGGAATTTTTGTGTGA